One genomic region from Pseudoduganella dura encodes:
- the galK gene encoding galactokinase → MSETLINHTRTAFENKFGAAPDVIVQAPGRVNLIGEHTDYNDGFVLPAAIDYSTVIAARRRGDRIVHIVAADYAGAEDQFSLDAPIERRDEPMWANYVRGVIRDMVEKGLPVQGFDIVVSGDVPQGAGLSSSASLTVAIGRLFATLPGFENFSPIDIALTAQRAENNFVGTKCGNMDQIISASGVAGHALMIDCRSLETQPVPIPAGAAIMIFNSNVQRGLVDSEYNTRRAQCEEAARHFGVPALRDVDQAMLDARGGELDAVTLRRARHIVSENARVLAANEALGQGDLSRMGELMAASHVSMRDDFEITVPLIDQLVDIVKNVIGAQGGVRMTGGGFGGCVVSLVPEALVAPVRAAVEKEYAGPNGQGATIYVCKASAGAGVVAA, encoded by the coding sequence ATGAGCGAAACGCTGATTAACCATACCCGCACCGCGTTCGAGAACAAGTTCGGCGCAGCGCCCGACGTGATCGTGCAGGCCCCCGGCCGCGTCAACCTGATCGGCGAACATACCGATTACAACGACGGCTTCGTGCTGCCGGCCGCGATCGACTACAGCACCGTGATCGCGGCCCGACGCCGCGGTGACCGCATCGTGCACATCGTCGCGGCCGACTATGCCGGCGCCGAAGACCAGTTCTCGCTGGACGCGCCGATCGAGCGCCGCGACGAGCCGATGTGGGCCAACTACGTGCGCGGCGTGATCCGCGACATGGTCGAGAAGGGCCTGCCGGTGCAGGGCTTCGACATCGTGGTGTCGGGCGACGTGCCGCAGGGCGCCGGCCTGTCCTCGTCGGCGTCGCTGACGGTGGCCATCGGCCGCCTGTTCGCCACGCTGCCGGGCTTCGAGAATTTCTCGCCGATCGATATCGCGCTGACCGCGCAGCGCGCCGAAAACAATTTCGTCGGCACCAAGTGCGGCAACATGGACCAGATCATTTCCGCCTCGGGCGTGGCGGGTCATGCGCTGATGATCGACTGCCGCTCGCTGGAAACGCAGCCGGTGCCGATCCCGGCCGGCGCGGCGATCATGATCTTCAACTCGAACGTGCAGCGCGGCCTCGTGGACAGCGAATACAACACCCGCCGCGCGCAGTGCGAAGAAGCGGCGCGCCACTTCGGCGTGCCGGCCCTGCGCGACGTCGACCAGGCGATGCTCGATGCGCGCGGCGGCGAACTCGATGCCGTGACGCTGCGGCGCGCGCGCCACATCGTCAGCGAAAACGCACGCGTGCTGGCTGCCAACGAGGCGCTGGGCCAGGGCGACCTGTCCCGCATGGGCGAGCTGATGGCCGCATCGCACGTGTCGATGCGCGACGATTTCGAGATCACCGTACCGCTGATCGACCAGCTGGTCGACATCGTCAAGAACGTGATCGGCGCCCAAGGCGGCGTGCGGATGACCGGCGGCGGCTTCGGCGGCTGCGTGGTGTCGCTGGTACCCGAGGCGCTGGTGGCGCCGGTGCGTGCCGCGGTCGAAAAGGAATATGCGGGTCCGAACGGGCAGGGCGCCACGATCTACGTGTGCAAGGCTTCGGCCGGCGCCGGAGTCGTCGCCGCCTGA
- the rnk gene encoding nucleoside diphosphate kinase regulator: MKPKIVVSSLDMDRLEALLDALPAAQAQAQQALFEELSRAEVVEPEDMPPDIVTMNSRVRFVIDNAAEEFDLSLAYPKDMDGSADKLSIMTPVGNALLGLKVGDSIEWHRPDGATFEVAVRAIEWQPERAGELHR, from the coding sequence ATGAAACCGAAAATCGTCGTATCGTCGCTGGACATGGACCGGCTGGAAGCGCTGCTCGACGCGCTGCCCGCCGCGCAGGCACAGGCGCAGCAGGCCCTGTTCGAGGAACTGTCGCGCGCCGAGGTGGTGGAGCCGGAAGACATGCCGCCGGATATCGTCACCATGAATTCGCGCGTGCGCTTCGTGATCGACAACGCCGCCGAAGAGTTCGACCTGTCGCTGGCCTATCCGAAGGACATGGACGGCAGTGCAGACAAGCTGTCGATCATGACCCCGGTGGGCAACGCGCTGCTGGGATTGAAGGTCGGCGACAGCATCGAGTGGCATCGGCCGGATGGCGCGACGTTCGAAGTGGCGGTGCGCGCCATCGAGTGGCAGCCCGAACGGGCCGGCGAGCTGCATCGCTGA
- a CDS encoding Ig-like domain-containing protein — translation MTSIQESVVNACYLVYFGRPADPSGLAFWVEALRLANGDPRKTVEGFGTCAEATGLVRGNTPTEIIVNRITDIYHNLFNRAPDEGGLKFWLQAVQDGHTTWDGVALEILNAARGTDLATSTLRQQAAADFTRSVSETGIDFSGASAIEASHALIAAVTATTTQASLAEMVKAAGILVDNAHDHPAVTAVLGIGGKLTPLFSMARGLNEAADLLQALADISTVAADDPAKLESLLRGGGMEKVLTVMPAKATLQDVIDALAKGGLPAAVEVVYPSTGPGPGPGPGPDPDPGTDPGPTFVLTFNGGILTISGSDNGAAVVDLSSRVVLHGAASIPVGGGAGITAVVWAQYAGPVTLSGTVAEIGAVLPQSSDAAYRIADSENAIFTGPPTARTLVAGIADLVAGADMVTLTGLLSAQEFGLLSALPGFDAGKLHATVDLVAPVAGVLGFGGLGLADPNDPQAVTNQHGFSLQVSGAEAGATVGYQLYVDNQVGWVDLASPNVAGLGEGSYTYRAVVVDAAGNVSYTAQATITIDTTAPVIMAAAFGANDGELAAFEAVTLEVSFDSVVFADGGVTLQLANGGSAVYLSGSGSNKLVFQYVPAPGQSTATLALAPTGALGGIIADRAGNPLSATAFDGIAATNAPAVDTDVPVQTFTFTTISQSGGDSASVAGTGGPLATNLITATVNALLSAVLGAGEHVEYSADGGQTWSVQGLSVAGTAVAIGNVATASTPLLMLRVVNDNGSAGSVASHAIVFDTAAPDAGTLSFASVTEGAGDSLADNVTNAASVALSFQHAGAWPADGEALQYSTDGVTWHTAGLTVDQGAGAVTIAGIDLTLGTLDGNGNRTTTVQVRAVDSAGNITPVASQVLVYDNSAGASPVVTLDSDTGASDGITSVGTFGASGIEAGGHVEYSLTGSGGWSTTVPVAAQGVNTIHVRQVDAAGNASGTTILSFTLDSLAPTAPGVALAADTGVSNADGITNAGQVLLSGLETGGAGAWQYSTDGGTNWQTGGAVAGDGTASVTITGDGAHTVLVRQYDTAGNVSNISQATFTIDTSAPAITAIDFGANDGRLAAFEAVTVEVSFDSVVFADGGVALQFANGGSAVYLSGSGSNKLVFQYVPAPGQSAATLALAANGALAGVIANVAGNPLAATAFDGHPIANAPAVDTDTASQTITFTTISQSGGDSASVAGTGDPLATNLATATVKALLSATLGSDEHVEYSADGGQSWSVQNLSVAGTAVTIGNVATASTPLLMLRIVDDAGNAAPATSRAIVHDTTAPDAGTLVFAGVTQGAGDSLADNVTNVAAATLSFQHAGAWPAAGEVLQYSTDGVTWRTAGLAIDQGTGAVTIAGVDLTLGTLDGNGNRTTTVQVRAVDAAGNITPVTSQVLVYDSSAGAAPTVTLDSDTGASDGITGVGTFGASGIEAGGHVEYSLTGSGGWSTTVPVAVQGVNTFHVRQVDAAGNASGTTILSFTLDSLAPTAPGVALAADTGVSNADGITNAGQVLLSGLETGGAGAWQYSTDGGTNWQTGGAVAGDGTASVTITGDGAHTVLVRQYDTAGNVSNISQATFTIDTSAPAVTAIDFGANDGRLAAFEAVTVEVSFDSVVFADGGVALQFANGGSAVYLSGSGSNKLVFQYVPAPGQSAATLALAANGALAGVIANVAGNPLAATAFDGHPVANAPAVDTDTASQTITFTTISQSGGDSASVAGTGDPLATNLATATVKALLSATLGSDEHVEYSADGGQSWSVQNLSVAGTAVTIGNVATASTPLLMLRIVDDAGNAAPATSRAIVHDTTAPDAGTLVFAGVTQGAGDSQIDNVTNVAAATLSFQHAGAWPAAGEALQYSTDGVTWRTAGLAIDQGTGAVTIAGVDLTLGTLDGNGNRTTTVQVRAVDAAGNITPVTSQVLVYDSSAGAAPGVTLDTDTAGAYGSASDGVTSVGTFTVSGIDAGNHAEYSLTGSGGWSTTVPVAAQGANTIHVRQVDVAGNASAATLLGFTLDTLAPSAPGAALAADTGDSNADNITKNGQVRVSGLETGGASAWEYSVNGGLKWQAGGAVAGDGTASVTLTGDGVHTVLVRQHDTAGNVSGNSTLTFTLDTEVPEFSFDYIEGSTDDPYTTDLDEADAVFSYVGELGATDVVEYQIDGGAWVVLDPAAIDTGAHTITLANIDLSYGAADLAVRVTDVAGNTSALPPVTVLQPYFDPVLETSPSSTGLTVTSPLAGALSLLNESSVLRAVRTSGGSTTIGAETPVVLGAQTAMEHGLLRVTTDEHGDLRSEDDLTYWLGTNGADTIAPVTTAGIQAWGFGGIDVMNGGDASDTLYGGAQNDKLNGGHGSNTLIGGAGADLIDIVKGENRLLYANGESTVGSYDTVTFAGAGANVLAQSFKFGVTPTKLFNVTDAANPATTSAASLAAALDAAYLAASGGSGAAGVVRFVNGDTFLVCDTGNGAIDNGDYVVKLVGHLYTPTLTGGEIVFASA, via the coding sequence GTGACCAGTATCCAAGAATCGGTAGTCAATGCATGTTATCTTGTCTATTTCGGGCGTCCGGCCGATCCATCCGGCCTGGCATTCTGGGTCGAAGCACTGCGCCTCGCCAATGGCGATCCGAGGAAGACCGTCGAAGGCTTCGGTACCTGCGCCGAAGCCACCGGGCTCGTCCGTGGCAATACGCCGACAGAGATCATCGTCAATCGCATTACCGACATCTATCACAACCTGTTCAACCGCGCGCCGGACGAAGGCGGCCTGAAGTTCTGGCTCCAGGCGGTGCAGGATGGCCATACCACGTGGGATGGCGTGGCGCTGGAAATCCTGAATGCCGCGCGCGGCACCGACCTGGCCACGTCGACGCTTCGCCAGCAGGCCGCCGCCGACTTCACCCGCTCGGTCTCCGAAACCGGCATCGATTTCAGTGGCGCGTCCGCCATCGAGGCGTCCCACGCGCTGATCGCCGCCGTGACCGCTACCACGACGCAGGCCAGCCTCGCCGAAATGGTGAAGGCCGCCGGCATCCTGGTCGATAACGCGCACGACCACCCGGCAGTGACCGCCGTGCTCGGGATCGGCGGGAAGCTGACGCCGCTGTTCTCCATGGCGCGCGGCCTGAACGAAGCGGCCGACCTGCTGCAGGCACTGGCCGATATCTCGACGGTCGCGGCGGACGATCCCGCGAAGCTGGAGTCGCTGCTGCGCGGCGGCGGCATGGAAAAAGTGCTCACTGTCATGCCGGCCAAGGCCACGCTGCAGGACGTGATCGATGCGCTGGCCAAAGGCGGCTTGCCTGCGGCGGTCGAGGTGGTCTATCCCAGCACCGGTCCCGGTCCCGGCCCTGGCCCCGGGCCCGACCCCGATCCCGGCACGGATCCGGGTCCCACCTTCGTGCTCACTTTCAACGGCGGCATACTGACGATTTCCGGCAGCGACAACGGTGCCGCCGTGGTCGACCTGAGCAGCCGTGTGGTCTTGCACGGCGCCGCGTCCATCCCGGTCGGCGGCGGGGCCGGCATCACGGCCGTGGTCTGGGCGCAGTATGCCGGGCCGGTGACGCTGTCGGGCACGGTCGCGGAGATCGGCGCGGTGCTGCCGCAGTCGTCGGATGCGGCCTACCGGATCGCCGATTCGGAAAACGCGATCTTTACGGGGCCCCCGACCGCCCGCACGCTGGTGGCCGGCATTGCCGACCTCGTCGCCGGTGCCGACATGGTAACGCTGACGGGCCTGCTGTCGGCGCAGGAATTCGGCCTGCTGAGTGCACTGCCGGGCTTCGATGCCGGCAAGCTGCACGCCACCGTCGACCTCGTGGCTCCCGTGGCCGGCGTCCTGGGCTTCGGCGGGCTCGGGCTCGCCGATCCCAACGACCCGCAGGCTGTCACCAACCAGCACGGTTTCTCGCTGCAGGTCAGCGGCGCGGAGGCCGGTGCCACCGTCGGCTACCAGCTCTACGTGGACAACCAGGTCGGCTGGGTCGACCTGGCGTCGCCGAACGTGGCCGGCCTGGGCGAGGGCAGCTACACCTATCGCGCGGTCGTCGTCGACGCCGCCGGCAACGTCAGTTATACCGCCCAGGCGACGATCACCATCGATACCACCGCGCCGGTGATCATGGCGGCCGCATTCGGCGCCAACGACGGCGAACTGGCGGCGTTCGAAGCCGTCACGCTCGAAGTGTCGTTCGACAGCGTGGTGTTCGCCGACGGCGGCGTGACGCTGCAGCTCGCCAACGGCGGCAGCGCGGTATACCTGAGCGGCAGCGGCAGCAACAAACTGGTGTTTCAGTACGTGCCGGCGCCGGGGCAGAGCACCGCCACGCTGGCGCTGGCGCCCACCGGCGCCCTCGGCGGCATCATCGCCGACCGCGCCGGCAACCCGCTGTCGGCGACGGCCTTCGATGGCATCGCCGCCACCAACGCGCCGGCGGTCGATACCGACGTGCCCGTGCAGACGTTCACCTTCACCACGATCAGCCAGAGCGGCGGCGACAGCGCCAGCGTTGCCGGCACGGGTGGCCCGCTGGCCACCAACCTGATCACGGCGACCGTCAACGCGCTGCTGTCGGCAGTGCTGGGCGCCGGCGAGCATGTCGAGTACTCGGCCGACGGCGGCCAGACCTGGTCGGTGCAGGGCCTGTCGGTGGCCGGAACGGCGGTGGCGATCGGCAACGTGGCCACGGCGAGCACGCCGCTGTTGATGCTGCGCGTCGTGAACGATAACGGCAGTGCCGGCTCGGTCGCCAGCCACGCCATCGTCTTCGACACGGCGGCGCCCGATGCCGGCACGCTGTCGTTCGCCAGCGTCACCGAGGGCGCCGGCGACAGCCTGGCGGATAACGTGACCAATGCCGCTTCCGTGGCGCTTTCGTTCCAGCATGCCGGCGCCTGGCCGGCAGACGGCGAGGCGCTGCAGTACAGCACCGACGGCGTCACCTGGCACACCGCCGGCCTCACGGTCGACCAGGGTGCCGGCGCGGTCACCATCGCCGGCATCGACCTGACCCTGGGCACGCTGGACGGCAACGGCAACCGCACGACCACGGTCCAGGTGCGCGCCGTCGACTCGGCCGGCAACATCACGCCCGTCGCCAGCCAGGTGCTGGTGTACGACAACAGTGCCGGCGCCTCGCCGGTCGTCACCCTCGATAGCGACACCGGGGCCAGCGACGGCATCACCAGTGTGGGCACGTTCGGCGCAAGCGGCATCGAGGCGGGCGGCCACGTCGAATACAGCCTGACCGGCAGCGGCGGCTGGAGCACGACGGTGCCTGTGGCGGCCCAGGGCGTGAACACGATCCACGTGCGCCAGGTCGATGCCGCCGGCAACGCCAGCGGCACCACGATCCTGAGCTTCACGCTCGACTCGCTGGCACCGACGGCGCCGGGCGTTGCCCTCGCGGCGGACACGGGCGTCAGCAACGCGGACGGCATCACCAACGCGGGCCAGGTCCTGCTCAGCGGCCTGGAAACCGGCGGGGCCGGTGCCTGGCAATATTCCACCGACGGCGGCACGAACTGGCAAACGGGCGGCGCCGTGGCGGGCGACGGCACGGCCAGCGTGACCATCACGGGCGACGGCGCGCACACGGTGCTGGTGCGCCAGTACGACACGGCGGGCAATGTCAGCAACATCAGCCAGGCTACGTTCACGATCGATACGAGCGCGCCGGCGATTACGGCAATCGACTTCGGCGCCAACGACGGCCGGCTGGCGGCGTTCGAAGCCGTCACGGTGGAAGTGTCGTTCGACAGCGTGGTCTTTGCCGACGGCGGCGTGGCGCTGCAGTTCGCCAACGGCGGCAGCGCGGTGTACCTGAGCGGCAGCGGCAGCAACAAGCTGGTGTTCCAGTACGTGCCGGCGCCGGGGCAGAGTGCCGCCACGCTGGCGCTGGCGGCGAACGGCGCGCTGGCCGGCGTCATCGCCAATGTGGCCGGCAACCCGCTGGCGGCGACGGCCTTCGACGGACATCCCATCGCGAACGCGCCGGCGGTCGATACCGACACGGCGTCGCAAACGATCACCTTCACCACGATCAGCCAGAGCGGCGGCGACAGCGCCAGCGTTGCCGGCACGGGCGATCCGCTGGCCACCAACCTGGCCACGGCGACCGTCAAGGCGCTGCTGTCGGCCACGCTGGGCAGCGACGAGCATGTCGAGTACTCGGCCGACGGCGGCCAGAGCTGGTCGGTGCAAAACCTGTCGGTGGCCGGCACGGCGGTGACCATCGGGAACGTGGCCACCGCCAGCACCCCGCTGCTGATGCTGCGCATCGTCGACGATGCGGGCAATGCCGCACCGGCCACCAGCCGTGCCATCGTGCACGACACCACGGCGCCCGACGCGGGCACGCTGGTCTTCGCCGGCGTCACCCAGGGCGCCGGCGACAGCCTGGCGGATAACGTGACCAACGTCGCCGCCGCCACGCTGTCGTTCCAGCATGCAGGGGCCTGGCCGGCAGCCGGCGAAGTGCTGCAGTACAGCACCGACGGCGTCACCTGGCGCACCGCGGGCCTGGCGATCGACCAGGGCACGGGCGCGGTCACCATCGCCGGCGTCGACCTGACGCTGGGTACGCTGGACGGCAATGGCAACCGCACGACCACGGTCCAGGTGCGCGCCGTCGACGCGGCCGGCAACATCACGCCTGTCACCAGCCAGGTGCTGGTATATGACAGCAGCGCCGGCGCCGCGCCGACGGTCACGCTCGATAGCGACACCGGGGCCAGCGACGGCATCACGGGCGTGGGCACGTTCGGCGCAAGCGGCATCGAGGCGGGCGGCCACGTCGAATACAGCCTGACCGGCAGCGGCGGCTGGAGCACGACGGTGCCTGTGGCGGTCCAGGGCGTGAACACGTTCCACGTGCGCCAGGTCGATGCCGCCGGCAACGCCAGCGGCACCACGATCCTGAGCTTCACGCTCGACTCGCTGGCACCGACGGCGCCGGGCGTTGCCCTCGCGGCGGACACGGGCGTCAGCAACGCGGACGGCATCACCAACGCGGGCCAGGTCCTGCTCAGCGGCCTGGAAACCGGCGGGGCCGGTGCCTGGCAATATTCCACCGACGGCGGCACGAACTGGCAAACGGGCGGCGCCGTGGCGGGCGACGGCACGGCCAGCGTGACCATCACGGGCGACGGCGCGCACACGGTGCTGGTGCGCCAGTACGACACGGCGGGCAATGTCAGCAACATCAGCCAGGCTACGTTCACGATCGATACGAGCGCGCCGGCGGTCACGGCAATCGACTTCGGCGCCAACGACGGCCGGCTGGCGGCGTTCGAAGCCGTCACGGTGGAAGTGTCGTTCGACAGCGTGGTCTTTGCCGACGGCGGCGTGGCGCTGCAGTTCGCCAACGGCGGCAGCGCGGTGTACCTGAGCGGCAGCGGCAGCAACAAGCTGGTGTTCCAGTACGTGCCGGCGCCGGGGCAGAGTGCCGCCACGCTGGCGCTGGCGGCGAACGGCGCGCTGGCCGGCGTCATCGCCAATGTGGCCGGCAACCCGCTGGCGGCGACGGCCTTCGACGGCCATCCCGTCGCGAACGCGCCGGCGGTCGATACCGACACGGCGTCGCAAACGATCACCTTCACCACGATCAGCCAGAGCGGCGGCGACAGCGCCAGCGTTGCCGGCACGGGCGATCCGCTGGCCACCAACCTGGCCACGGCGACCGTCAAGGCGCTGCTGTCGGCCACGCTGGGCAGCGACGAGCATGTCGAGTACTCGGCCGACGGCGGCCAGAGCTGGTCGGTGCAAAACCTGTCGGTGGCCGGTACGGCGGTGACCATCGGGAACGTGGCAACCGCCAGCACCCCGCTGCTGATGCTGCGCATCGTCGACGATGCGGGCAATGCCGCACCGGCCACCAGCCGTGCCATCGTGCACGACACCACGGCGCCCGACGCGGGCACGCTGGTCTTCGCCGGCGTCACCCAGGGCGCCGGCGACAGCCAGATTGATAACGTGACCAACGTCGCCGCTGCCACGCTGTCGTTCCAGCACGCCGGCGCCTGGCCGGCAGCCGGCGAGGCGCTGCAGTACAGCACCGACGGCGTCACCTGGCGCACCGCGGGCCTGGCGATCGACCAGGGCACGGGCGCGGTCACCATCGCCGGCGTCGACCTGACGCTGGGTACGCTGGACGGCAATGGCAACCGCACGACCACGGTCCAGGTGCGCGCCGTCGACGCGGCCGGCAACATCACGCCTGTCACCAGCCAGGTGCTGGTATATGACAGCAGCGCCGGCGCCGCGCCCGGTGTCACGCTCGACACCGATACCGCCGGCGCATACGGTTCGGCCAGCGACGGCGTTACCAGCGTGGGCACGTTCACCGTCAGCGGCATCGACGCGGGCAACCATGCCGAATACAGCCTGACCGGCAGCGGCGGCTGGAGCACGACGGTGCCTGTGGCGGCTCAGGGCGCGAACACGATCCACGTGCGCCAGGTCGATGTGGCCGGCAACGCCAGCGCCGCCACGCTCCTCGGCTTCACGCTCGATACGCTGGCACCATCGGCGCCGGGCGCGGCCCTCGCGGCGGACACCGGAGACAGCAACGCGGACAACATCACCAAGAACGGCCAGGTCCGTGTCAGCGGCCTCGAAACCGGCGGCGCCAGCGCGTGGGAATACTCCGTCAATGGCGGCCTGAAATGGCAGGCCGGCGGTGCGGTGGCGGGCGACGGCACGGCCAGCGTGACGCTGACGGGCGACGGCGTGCACACGGTGCTGGTGCGCCAGCACGACACGGCGGGGAACGTGAGCGGGAACAGCACGCTGACGTTCACGCTGGATACGGAGGTACCCGAGTTCAGCTTCGACTACATCGAGGGCTCCACGGACGACCCGTACACCACCGACCTCGACGAGGCGGATGCCGTGTTCAGCTATGTCGGCGAGCTGGGCGCGACCGATGTCGTCGAGTACCAGATCGACGGCGGTGCCTGGGTCGTGCTGGATCCGGCGGCGATCGACACGGGCGCGCACACGATCACGCTGGCCAACATCGACCTGTCGTATGGCGCGGCGGACCTTGCTGTCCGCGTCACCGACGTTGCCGGCAACACCAGCGCGCTGCCGCCTGTCACTGTCCTGCAGCCATACTTCGACCCGGTGCTGGAAACGTCACCGAGTTCCACCGGTTTGACGGTCACCAGCCCGCTCGCCGGGGCCCTCAGCCTGCTGAACGAGTCCAGCGTGCTGCGGGCGGTACGTACATCCGGCGGGAGCACGACGATCGGCGCCGAAACGCCGGTGGTCCTCGGCGCGCAGACAGCAATGGAACACGGCCTGCTGCGCGTCACGACGGACGAGCATGGCGACCTGCGAAGCGAGGACGACCTCACGTACTGGCTCGGCACGAACGGAGCGGACACGATCGCCCCCGTCACCACGGCCGGCATCCAAGCCTGGGGCTTCGGCGGCATCGATGTGATGAACGGCGGCGATGCCAGCGACACGCTGTATGGCGGCGCCCAGAACGACAAGCTGAATGGCGGCCACGGCTCGAACACGCTGATCGGCGGCGCGGGAGCGGATCTCATCGACATCGTCAAAGGCGAAAACAGGCTGCTATATGCCAACGGCGAATCGACGGTGGGCAGCTACGACACCGTGACCTTCGCCGGCGCGGGGGCCAACGTTCTAGCGCAGTCGTTCAAGTTCGGGGTCACGCCGACCAAGCTGTTCAACGTGACCGATGCGGCGAATCCGGCCACCACATCGGCCGCATCGCTGGCTGCCGCGCTGGACGCAGCATACCTGGCCGCAAGTGGTGGCAGCGGCGCGGCGGGCGTGGTCCGGTTCGTCAATGGCGACACCTTCCTGGTGTGCGACACGGGCAACGGCGCCATCGACAACGGCGACTATGTCGTCAAGCTGGTCGGCCACCTGTACACGCCGACCCTCACGGGAGGCGAAATCGTGTTCGCCTCGGCGTGA
- a CDS encoding UDP-glucose--hexose-1-phosphate uridylyltransferase codes for MFNPTDHPHRRFNPLIGEWVLVSPHRAKRPWQGQQEAVDDTPKPAHDPSCYLCAGNTRVNGEVNPDYQGTFVFNNDFAALMPDTPDAPASTDPLFQNTSARGTSRVICFSPDHSKSLPELSLPALEQVIDTWCDQAAELGKQYPWVQVFENKGQAMGCSNPHPHGQVWANSFIPNSPAKEDVQQRAYHQDNGRPMLLDYAEREAAAGERTVVATEHWIAVVPYWASWPFETLLLPRFEVKRLDDLTQAQRADLAVALKGLTIKYDNLFQTSFPYSMGWHGAPYAVDGGSDDTRPWQLHAHFYPPLLRSATVRKFMVGYEMLAEAQRDLTPEQAAAQLRALPDVHYLQRQ; via the coding sequence ATGTTCAATCCCACAGATCATCCACACCGTCGTTTCAATCCGCTCATCGGCGAGTGGGTGCTCGTATCGCCGCACCGCGCCAAGCGCCCCTGGCAAGGCCAGCAGGAAGCCGTGGACGACACGCCGAAGCCCGCGCACGACCCGTCCTGCTACCTGTGCGCAGGCAATACGCGCGTGAACGGCGAAGTCAATCCCGATTACCAGGGCACGTTTGTCTTCAACAACGATTTCGCGGCACTGATGCCCGATACGCCGGATGCGCCGGCCAGCACCGATCCGCTGTTCCAGAACACCAGCGCGCGCGGCACCAGCCGCGTGATCTGCTTCTCGCCGGACCACAGCAAGTCGCTGCCCGAGCTGTCGCTGCCGGCCCTGGAGCAGGTGATCGACACCTGGTGCGACCAGGCCGCCGAGCTGGGCAAGCAATACCCGTGGGTGCAGGTGTTCGAGAACAAGGGCCAGGCGATGGGCTGCTCGAATCCCCACCCGCATGGCCAGGTATGGGCCAACAGCTTCATCCCGAATTCGCCGGCCAAGGAAGACGTGCAGCAGCGCGCCTACCACCAGGACAACGGCCGGCCGATGCTGCTCGACTACGCCGAGCGCGAAGCGGCGGCCGGCGAGCGCACCGTGGTGGCCACCGAGCACTGGATCGCGGTGGTGCCGTATTGGGCCAGCTGGCCGTTCGAAACGCTGTTGCTGCCGCGCTTCGAGGTGAAGCGCCTGGACGACCTGACGCAGGCGCAGCGCGCCGACCTGGCCGTGGCGCTGAAGGGGCTGACGATCAAGTATGACAACCTGTTCCAGACGTCTTTCCCGTATTCGATGGGCTGGCACGGCGCGCCGTATGCCGTCGACGGCGGCTCGGACGACACCCGGCCATGGCAGCTGCACGCGCATTTCTACCCGCCGCTGCTGCGTTCCGCGACGGTGCGCAAGTTCATGGTCGGCTATGAAATGCTGGCCGAGGCGCAGCGCGACCTGACGCCCGAACAGGCCGCCGCGCAGCTGCGCGCACTGCCCGATGTACACTATCTGCAACGCCAATAA
- a CDS encoding DMT family transporter has product MTPDLPADTRPFFSRPRVVLAVATLCCLLWGSSYPSIKSGYELLGIAQHDVASKLIFAGWRFLLAGLCLLALAIVLRKPAFRLDGRQVRQLAVLGLAQTGLQYVFFYIGLAYTTGVQASILNATTTFFSVLLAHFIYRNDRLSPRKAAGCLLGFAGVLAVNVGAGPFAVAFTLHGEGFIVMAAFVLSAASIYGKGVSGGMDAMVMTGWQLAIGGLALLAGGYAAGGTVGNMTLMPAVLLVYLALLSATAFTLWSLLLKYNTVGTVSVFAFLIPVFGAGLSALFLDESILEWKNLAALLLVCGGIWLVTRVPRARAGTAAGPAGRPAAPATARPGQS; this is encoded by the coding sequence ATGACGCCAGACCTGCCCGCCGACACCCGCCCGTTCTTTTCCCGACCGAGGGTCGTATTGGCGGTGGCGACGCTGTGCTGCCTGCTGTGGGGCAGTTCGTACCCGTCGATCAAGAGCGGCTATGAACTGCTGGGCATCGCGCAGCACGACGTGGCGTCGAAACTCATTTTCGCCGGCTGGCGCTTCCTGCTCGCCGGCCTGTGCCTGCTGGCGCTGGCGATCGTGCTGCGCAAGCCGGCCTTCCGCCTGGACGGGCGCCAGGTGCGCCAGCTGGCCGTGCTGGGCCTGGCGCAGACCGGCCTGCAGTACGTGTTCTTCTACATCGGCCTGGCCTACACGACCGGCGTGCAGGCGTCGATCCTGAACGCCACCACCACCTTCTTCAGCGTGCTGCTGGCGCACTTCATCTACCGCAACGACAGGCTGTCGCCGCGCAAGGCGGCCGGCTGCCTGCTGGGCTTCGCCGGCGTGCTGGCGGTGAATGTGGGCGCGGGGCCGTTCGCCGTCGCCTTCACGCTGCACGGCGAAGGCTTCATCGTGATGGCCGCGTTCGTGCTGTCCGCCGCGTCGATCTACGGCAAGGGCGTGTCCGGCGGCATGGATGCGATGGTGATGACCGGCTGGCAGCTGGCCATCGGCGGCCTGGCGCTGCTGGCGGGCGGCTATGCGGCCGGCGGCACGGTCGGCAACATGACGCTCATGCCGGCCGTGCTGCTGGTTTATCTGGCGCTGCTGTCGGCGACCGCGTTCACGCTGTGGAGCCTGCTGCTCAAGTACAACACGGTCGGCACGGTCAGCGTGTTCGCCTTCCTGATACCGGTATTCGGCGCCGGGCTGTCGGCGCTGTTCCTAGACGAGAGCATCCTGGAATGGAAGAACCTCGCCGCATTGCTGCTGGTGTGCGGCGGGATCTGGCTGGTGACGCGCGTTCCGCGGGCCCGCGCCGGCACGGCCGCCGGTCCGGCCGGACGGCCGGCGGCACCCGCTACGGCGCGGCCCGGCCAGTCCTGA